From one Malus sylvestris chromosome 1, drMalSylv7.2, whole genome shotgun sequence genomic stretch:
- the LOC126617341 gene encoding uncharacterized protein LOC126617341: MERFRVPRRVQVAESKPEIPKYDVAGGEEEDHSEALDNDDGDGSGGMRTRSSEGNVTEDQEPFMGVKVRRKASFRREYRGDYIDVRSNPYLMKVLQKQGDKEVLFADKVLKFTASGKMKRRILMITDFAIYIVDPDADALKRRIALAAVEKMCLSELSDNFFAIIVPTEYDVLMASTRKTEIVTVLVEATKSASDYELDVCFANSFEYNAAAEIVKEVQFEEVEGGVRTKILKK, encoded by the exons ATGGAGCGATTTAGGGTTCCGAGGCGGGTCCAAGTGGCCGAATCCAAACCCGAGATTCCCAAGTACGACGTGGCGGGCGGAGAAGAAGAGGACCACTCGGAAGCCCTGGACAACGACGACGGAGATGGCAGTGGCGGTATGCGGACAAGGTCGTCCGAAGGCAACGTGACTGAAGATCAGGAACCGTTCATGGGCGTCAAGGTCCGAAGAAAAGCTTCGTTTCGCAGAGAATACAGAGGCGACTACATCGACGTCCGTTCGAATCCGTACCTGATGAAAGTCTTGCAGAAACAAG GTGATAAGGAGGTTCTGTTTGCCGATAAAGTGTTGAAATTTACTGCCTCCGGGAAGATGAAGCGGCGCATTTTGATGATCACTGACTTCGCCATCTACATTGTTGACCCGGATGCCGATGCGCTCAAGCGGAGGATAGCTCTTGCAGCTGTGGAGAAGATGTGCTTGAGCGAATTGAGCGATAATTTCTTCGCAATTATCGTTCCTACCGAGTATGATGTGCTGATGGCCAGTACTCGCAAGACGGAAATAGTTACTGTCTTAGTTGAAGCTACTAAGAGTGCTTCTGATTACGAACTTGATGTTTGCTTCGCTAACAG TTTTGAGTATAATGCAGCTGCAGAAATCGTGAAGGAGGTTCAGTTTGAGGAAGTTGAAG GGGGTGTTAGAACAAAAATTTTGAAGAAGTGA
- the LOC126617326 gene encoding probable inactive receptor kinase At4g23740, translating to MEKRLELLVVLVTGAIFLHVTADPVDDKQALFDFIHNISHSTSIKWNESSSVCKTWTGVVCSKDQSGVIELHLPGAALHGPIPPNTLSRLSALQVLNLSSNTLTGPFPSDFSKLRNLSSLYLQYNNFSGPLPLDFSVWKNVTVMNLSNNAFSGNISSSISSLTHLTVLNLANNSLSGEIPDLNVPSLQQLDLANNNLSGNVPQSLQRFPSWAFSGNSLASLPPALPVQPPNSKPRKKVKLGKHAMLGIVIGGCVLGFVLIAVLMIICRYNKEGKNGIVEKPKKELFSKEGLSRKHDKNNRISFFEGSNLAFDLEDLLRASADVLGKGTFGTTYKAALEDATTVVVKRLKEVSVGKKEFEQQIEIVGSIRHENIASLRAYYYSKDEKLVVYDYYEQGSASSLLHAKRGEGRIPFDWETRLKIAIGAARGIAHIHTQNGGKLVHGNIKASNIFLNSQGYGCVCDVGLPTLMGPTPPPAARTGGYRAPEVKDTRKSSPASDVYSFGVLLLELLTGKSPIHTIAGEEVVHLVRWVNSVVREEWTAEVFDVELLRYPNIEEEMVEMLQIGMSCVARMPEQRPNMPDLVKRVEEIRQVNTGTRPSSGLSTPILNTPTPPSEIAGPSSLPQ from the exons ATGGAGAAAAGATTAGAGCTTTTGGTCGTTTTGGTTACTGGGGCAATTTTCTTGCATGTCACTGCCGACCCAGTTGATGATAAGCAAGCCTTGTTTGATTTCATTCACAACATTTCTCACTCAACCTCTATCAAATGGAATGAGAGTTCTTCTGTTTGCAAAACCTGGACCGGCGTGGTCTGTAGCAAAGATCAGTCCGGAGTTATAGAGCTTCATTTGCCTGGAGCTGCCTTACATGGTCCAATCCCACCGAACACTCTCAGCCGGCTTTCGGCGCTTCAGGTTCTAAATCTCAGTTCGAATACCTTGACAGGTCCATTCCCTTCTGATTTTTCCAAACTCAGAAACTTGTCTTCCCTTTATCTTCAGTACAACAATTTCTCCGGCCCATTGCCTTTAGATTTTTCGGTTTGGAAGAATGTTACTGTCATGAATCTCTCAAACAATGCATTTAGTGGGAATATCTCTTCCTCGATTTCAAGTTTGACTCACCTCACAGTTCTGAATCTCGCTAACAATTCGCTTTCGGGTGAAATTCCTGACCTCAATGTTCCTAGTTTGCAGCAGCTTGATTTGGCTAACAATAACCTGTCAGGGAATGTGCCTCAATCTCTTCAAAGATTTCCAAGTTGGGCCTTTTCTGGTAACAGTCTTGCGTCCCTTCCTCCAGCTCTTCCGGTTCAACCACCTAATTCTAAACCGAGGAAGAAAGTGAAACTCGGCAAGCATGCAATGCTAGGTATTGTGATTGGTGGATGTGTTCTGGGATTTGTTTTAATTGCTGTTCTGATGATCATTTGCCGTTACAACAAAGAAGGCAAAAATGGGATAGttgaaaaaccaaagaaagaacTCTTTTCGAAGGAAGGGCTTTCTCGGAAGCATGATAAGAATAACAGGATTTCGTTCTTCGAGGGTTCTAATCTTGCATTTGATCTGGAGGACTTGTTGAGGGCGTCTGCTGACGTTCTTGGCAAGGGAACATTCGGGACGACATATAAGGCAGCTTTAGAAGATGCAACTACTGTTGTGGTGAAGAGGTTGAAGGAAGTGAGTGTGGGAAAAAAGGAATTTGAGCAGCAAATAGAGATTGTGGGAAGTATCAGGCATGAGAATATAGCCTCGCTGAGGGCGTATTACTATTCAAAAGATGAGAAGCTTGTTGTTTATGATTACTATGAGCAGGGAAGCGCCTCGTCGCTGTTACATG CTAAAAGAGGAGAGGGCAGGATTCCATTCGACTGGGAGACTCGACTGAAAATAGCAATCGGTGCAGCAAGAGGCATCGCTCATATCCACACGCAGAATGGTGGGAAACTTGTCCATGGAAACATAAAGGCCTCAAACATCTTCCTCAACTCTCAAGGATACGGTTGTGTGTGCGATGTTGGTTTGCCAACACTGATGGGTCCAACGCCCCCACCAGCAGCGCGTACTGGAGGATACCGAGCCCCAGAAGTGAAAGACACCCGTAAGTCTTCCCCTGCATCTGATGTCTACAGTTTCGGGGTCCTGCTACTTGAGCTTCTCACCGGAAAAAGCCCCATACACACAATAGCTGGCGAAGAAGTTGTTCACTTGGTCCGGTGGGTGAACTCTGTGGTCAGAGAGGAATGGACAGCAGAAGTGTTTGACGTAGAGCTTCTGCGGTATCCAAACATAGAGGAGGAAATGGTAGAGATGTTACAAATAGGAATGTCTTGTGTGGCAAGAATGCCTGAGCAACGACCAAATATGCCGGATTTGGTGAAAAGGGTGGAAGAAATCCGTCAAGTAAACACCGGAACTCGACCATCATCAGGATTATCTACTCCAATCTTAAATACACCGACTCCTCCATCGGAGATAGCAGGACCTTCCTCTCTACCCCAGTGA
- the LOC126617348 gene encoding ubiquitin-conjugating enzyme E2 10-like isoform X2, giving the protein MTRHIQNGPVAEDMFHWQATIMGPPDSPYAGGVFLVTIHFPPDYPFKPPKVAFRTKVFHPNINSNGSICLDILKEQWSPALTISKVLLSICSLLTDPNPDDPLVPEIAHMYKTDRNKYETTARSWTQKYAMG; this is encoded by the exons ATGACCAGACACATTCAAAATG GTCCCGTCGCCGAAGACATGTTCCACTGGCAGGCAACAATAATGGGTCCTCCAGACAGTCCATATGCTGGGGGTGTTTTcctagttactattcattttccTCCAGATTATCCCTTTAAACCACCAAAG GTGGCATTTAGAACGAAAGTATTCCACCCAAACATAAACAGCAACGGAAGTATTTGCCTTGACATCTTGAAGGAGCAGTGGAGTCCCGCTCTAACTATTTCCAAG GTGTTGCTTTCCATCTGTTCTCTGTTGACGGACCCAAACCCTGATGATCCATTGGTGCCGGAGATTGCTCACATGTACAAGACAGACAGGAATAAATACGAGACGACGGCGAGGAGCTGGACCCAGAAATACGCCATGGGCTAA
- the LOC126617348 gene encoding ubiquitin-conjugating enzyme E2 10-like isoform X1, giving the protein MASKRILKELKDLQKDPPTSCSAGPVAEDMFHWQATIMGPPDSPYAGGVFLVTIHFPPDYPFKPPKVAFRTKVFHPNINSNGSICLDILKEQWSPALTISKVLLSICSLLTDPNPDDPLVPEIAHMYKTDRNKYETTARSWTQKYAMG; this is encoded by the exons ATGGCGTCCAAGCGGATCTTGAAGGAACTGAAAGATCTGCAGAAGGATCCACCTACGTCCTGCAGCGCCG GTCCCGTCGCCGAAGACATGTTCCACTGGCAGGCAACAATAATGGGTCCTCCAGACAGTCCATATGCTGGGGGTGTTTTcctagttactattcattttccTCCAGATTATCCCTTTAAACCACCAAAG GTGGCATTTAGAACGAAAGTATTCCACCCAAACATAAACAGCAACGGAAGTATTTGCCTTGACATCTTGAAGGAGCAGTGGAGTCCCGCTCTAACTATTTCCAAG GTGTTGCTTTCCATCTGTTCTCTGTTGACGGACCCAAACCCTGATGATCCATTGGTGCCGGAGATTGCTCACATGTACAAGACAGACAGGAATAAATACGAGACGACGGCGAGGAGCTGGACCCAGAAATACGCCATGGGCTAA